In one window of Henckelia pumila isolate YLH828 chromosome 1, ASM3356847v2, whole genome shotgun sequence DNA:
- the LOC140871381 gene encoding uncharacterized protein, which yields MPGQHPSTISSLAASNSATAGSGAAHRDRPVSLSVGVVPNALLWVACLRVFTEAQLDYVNTLYPVSPCEFCATLKFPYELPTFFCDRGKIRLAPPTAPMVLINLFADPASPMAIAFRRKIRLYNSIFSFTSFGIRIDKSLASLNRGVYTFRASGQVFHSLPPLVPEEGKPKYFQLYFWDNDNELRNRMSVVNTEVVDEATMILLMDIMKHNPYAKLLRRINDCTSIRDVRLHIIKNVLVDQWCYNSPSADQVAAIWVEGNDNTNIPYDRDIIVRGNHGDSRSSFIARNVLLSQGVSTFDQIVASESHVVRGKNDRMVSCREYYCYRLQIRENAPSLLLYGGRLLQQYVVDMYIKLETTRLDYYRRNQAEIRSKLYQGIVDSVVGGETRGGEVGHRMVLPSSFIGGPRDMRRRYLDAMALVRNFGKPDLFITMTCNPEWPEIKNHLFPGQTSHDRPDLVSRVFRAKLVDLKNQIIKENFFGSVIAYVYVIEFQKRGLPHCHFLLILDSEFKIASADVYDRYVSAELPNKVLFPHLFNLVSRHMMHGPCGRLNRSCPCMVNGRCKHHYPHPHLAHTIQGHDGYPIYRRRENGFFVEVRGCPLNSQWVVPYNPYLLYRYDCHINVETTICIHGEFKPMISTDFPALLHEAEMVTQETQKWKNSTCGQGKRFGSLMEDAGSDRNRAWNKRKQGKSIGRVNAANPIEGERYYLRLLLLHVRGPTSYDNLLTVGASRCSTFKESAQLRGLLECDKSSFQCLNEAIDF from the exons ATGCCTGGTCAACATCCGTCTACAATTTCATCGTTAGCTGCGAG CAATTCTGCTACAGCTGGATCTGGTGCTGCACATCGTGATCGTCCCGTCTCTCTCTCAGTTG GTGTTGTTCCTAATGCATTGTTGTGGGTCGCTTGCTTACGTGTTT TCACTGAAGCGCAATTAGATTATGTTAATACACTCTATCCAGTTTCACCATGTGAATTCTGTGCAACATTGAAATTTCCATATGAACTCCCTACGTTTTTCTGTGACCGGGGAAAAATTCGTCTTGCACCACCTACTGCACCAATGGTTTTGATTAATCTTTTTGCTGACCCTGCTTCTCCAATGGCTATTGCATTCCGTCGCAAGATACGTTTGTATAATAGTATATTTTCATTTACATCTTTTGGCATACGGATAGACAAAAGTCTAGCTTCGCTTAATCGTGGGGTGTACACGTTCCGCGCTTCTGGGCAAGTTTTTCATTCATTGCCTCCACTGGTTCCCGAAGAGGGGAAAccaaaatattttcagctcTATTTTTGGGATAATGATAATGAATTGCGCAATAGAATGTCTGTAGTGAATACCGAAGTTGTTGATGAAGCCactatgatattattgatggaTATCATGAAACATAATCCTTATGCGAAACTACTTCGGAGAATAAATGATTGCACTTCTATCCGAGATGTTCGGTTGCATATAATAAAGAACGTTCTTGTTGATCAATGGTGTTATAATTCCCCTTCAGCTGATCAAGTTGCAGCGATCTGGGTTGAGGGCAACGATAACACTAATATCCCTTACGATAGAGATATAATTGTCCGAGGAAATCATG gaGATTCACGCAGTTCGTTTATTGCCCGAAATGTTCTGCTATCTCAAGGTGTTTCTACTTTCGATCAGATTGTTGCAAGCGAAAGTCATG TCGTTCGGGGAAAAAATGATAGGATGGTGTCGTGCCGGGAATATTATTGTTATAGACTCCAGATACGAGAAAATGCACCTTCACTATTGTTGTATGGTGGCCGGTTATTGCAGCAGTATGTTGTTGACATGTATATTAAGCTAGAAACTACTAGGCTTGATTACTACAGACGAAATCAAGCAGAGATCAGATCAAAATTATATCAAGGCATTGTTGATAGTGTAGTCGGTGGAGAAACACGTGGTGGAGAAGTTGGCCATCGTATGGTTCTGCCTTCATCTTTTATCGGAGGGCCGAGGGACATGCGTCGGAGGTATCTTGATGCAATGGCATTGGTTAGAAATTTTGGAAAACCAGATCTATTCATTACAATGACTTGCAACCCCGAATGGCCTGAGATCAAGAATCATTTGTTTCCTGGTCAAACCTCGCATGACAGGCCTGATTTAGTTTCACGTGTATTTCGTGCAAAGTTGGTTGATCTGAAAAATCAGATTATCAAGGAAAATTTTTTTGGCTCTGTCATAGCATATGTTTATGTAATTGAGTTCCAGAAAAGAGGTCTACCACACTGTCATTTTCTTCTCATACTGGACTCCGAGTTTAAGATTGCTTCAGCGGATGTATACGATAGATATGTTTCTGCAGAACTCCCTAATAAGGTTTTATTCCCACATCTATTTAACTTGGTTTCACGCCATATGATGCATGGGCCCTGTGGTCGTTTGAATAGAAGCTGCCCTTGCATGGTTAATGGCCGATGCAAACATCACTACCCTCACCCGCACTTGGCTCATACAATACAAGGGCATGATGGTTACCCAATATATCGAAGAAGAGAAAATGGCTTTTTCGTAGAGGTTCGGGGTTGTCCATTGAACTCCCAGTGGGTTGTCCCTTATAACCCTTACTTGTTATATCGTTATGATTGTCATATCAATGTTGAG ACCACTATCTGCATTCATGGAGAGTTCAAGCCCATGATTTCAACTGATTTTCCGGCACTATTGCATGAGGCAGAGATGGTGACTCAAGAAACACAAAAG TGGAAAAATTCGACATGTGGCCAAGGAAAGCGTTTTGGTTCTTTGATGGAAGATGCTGGGAGTGATAG GAATCGAGCATGGAATAAAAGAAAGCAAGGGAAATCCATTGGCCGGGTGAATGCTGCTAATCCAATTGAAGGTGAAAGGTACTACTTACGTCTTTTGTTACTTCACGTTCGAGGCCCTACTTCTTATGACAATTTATTGACTGTTGGTGCAAGCCGTTGTTCTACGTTCAAAGAATCAGCACAGCTTAGAGGGCTACTGGAGTGTGATAAAAGTAGTTTCCAATGTCTTAATGAAGCCATTGATTTTTAA
- the LOC140884688 gene encoding uncharacterized protein: protein MDSSSPPPSSSSASAQPLPDGEAKMEEREKEMLHRTKVVQFLGRTAPIILQNDNGPCPLLAICNVLSLKNSLNLSPDIPEVSQEKLLSLVAERLIDSNSNIDNKDTGYVENQQQNIADAIDLLPRLTTGIDVNIKFRRIDDFEFTRECAIFDLLDIPLYHGWIVDPQDHETADAIGSKSYNSLMGELVSLDTQTLEMSDDKKSQEGDSVDFAAATTATLGVPSPCLSRGQSFDDSPHRAKKGDIEEEAELLRVLRLSEGETSHPPVGGVAADVNFHDIAQINKTEPTTHLETSEKNFTDGPVKTGTLMSDNISILSNDTVDLKCPEVLSPEADCSISNAYPQKFCTQPTHDESPRHHKNVAENTGSGAENEKVHSVSFRQDPPSVSDSFWDKSRSEHAQSDFTSATDSEEPRDNQNGIKTGDSASMLTTTIAMDSSSGQVHTSAEPEIFIPSVDAGEPIYEGEECIVKPEVAVVYGNREPVYEGEVVLAEQLDRDCVDDNDLNSKDRISIRQGELIQNFMKNSASQLTIFGLFCLQDKVKERELCVFFRNNHFNTMFKYEGELYILATDQGYINQPDLVWEKLNEVNGDTVFMTGNFKVFKMDDNSNSTWDEQNAMSTTADYLASIDSTPQEHSIFNSDLQLAIALQQQEFEQQQQPPRSSQQSAVSGGSRMVTGPQVPRSSGKYSTSSSKQESKSKDKCIVM, encoded by the exons ATGGATTCTTCTTCTCCTCCGCCTTCTTCGAGCTCCGCCTCGGCTCAGCCGCTGCCCGATGGCGAGGCGAAGATGGAAGAACGCGAAAAAGAGATGTTGCACCGAACAAAAGTCGTACAATTCTTAGGACGGACGGCTCCGATCATTCTCCAGAACGACAATGGCCCCTGCCCTCTCCTTGCTATAT GTAACGTTCTTTCGCTAAAGAACAGTCTGAATTTGAGTCCAGATATTCCTGAGGTTTCGCAGGAGAAATTGCTCTCACTTGTTGCTGAGCGGTTGATTGATTCAAACAGTAACATTGAC AACAAAGATACTGGCTATGTTGAAAATCAACAGCAGAACATCGCTGATGCAATTGATCTACTTCCTAGACTGACAACTGGAATTGATGTGAATATAAAATTTAGGAG aattgatgattttgagTTTACACGAGAGTGTGCAATATTTGATTTGTTGGATATTCCACTCTATCATGGATGGATAGTTGATCCACAG GACCATGAAACTGCTGATGCTATCGGTTCAAAATCATATAACTCTCTCATGGGGGAGCTTGTTTCATTGGACACACAAACTTTGGAGATGAGTGATGATAAAAAGAGTCAAGAAGGCGATAGTGTTGATTTTGCGGCTGCAACGACTGCAACTCTTGGAGTGCCTTCACCGTGTCTTTCTCGAGGCCAATCCTTTGATGATTCTCCTCACAGAGCAAAAAAAGGTGACATTGAGGAAGAAGCAGAGCTCCTTAGAGTCCTAAGGTTGTCAGAGGGTGAAACTTCACATCCCCCAGTTGGTGGTGTTGCTGCTGATgtaaatttccatgatattgcACAAATCAATAAAACCGAACCGACAACACATTTAGAAACATCGGAAAAAAATTTCACTGATGGACCTGTAAAGACAGGGACATTAATGTCAGATAATATCAGCATTCTGAGCAATGACACTGTAGATCTAAAATGCCCTGAAGTACTTTCACCAGAAGCTGATTGTTCAATCTCAAATGCTTATCCACAAAAATTCTGTACCCAACCTACTCATGACGAATCTCCTAGACATCATAAAAATGTGGCTGAAAACACTGGTTCTGGAGCTGAGAATGAAAAAGTTCATTCTGTTTCATTTAGACAAGATCCTCCATCTGTGTCCGATAGCTTTTGGGATAAATCCAGAAGTGAGCATGCTCAGAGTGACTTCACTTCCGCCACTGACTCAGAGGAACCGAGAGACAATCAGAATGGAATTAAAACGGGAGATTCTGCTAGCATGTTGACTACCACCATTGCTATGGATTCGTCCAGTGGCCAAGTGCATACCAGTGCTGAGCCTGAAATATTCATTCCAAGTGTCGATGCTGGTGAACCCATTTACGAAGGTGAAGAATGCATAGTGAAGCCAGAAGTTGCTGTAGTTTATGGAAATAGAGAGCCTGTTTATGAAGGTGAAGTGGTGCTTGCAGAGCAATTGGATAGAGATTGTGTGGATGACAATGACCTTAATAGCAAAGACAGAATATCCATAAGACAAG GGGAACTGATCCAGAACTTTATGAAGAACAGCGCTAGCCAGTTGACTATATTTGG CCTATTTTGCTTACAAGACAAAGTGAAGGAACGTGAGCTTTGCGTGTTTTTCAGAAATAATCATTTCAACACTATGTTTAAG TATGAAGGCGAATTGTATATTTTAGCGACAGACCAAGGTTATATAAATCAGCCAGATTTGGTGTGGGAGAAGCTGAATGAG GTGAATGGTGATACGGTTTTTATGACGGGGAACTTTAAGGTATTCAAGATGGATGACAATTCCAACAGCACATGGGATGAACAGAATGCCATGTCTACTACTGCA GACTATCTGGCTAGCATTGACAGCACCCCTCAAGAACATTCAATTTTCAA TTCTGATTTGCAGTTGGCAATAGCTCTCCAGCAACAAGAATTTGAGCAACAACAGCAACCACCGCGAAGTTCGCAGCAATCAGCTGTAAGTGGGGGTTCAAGGATGGTCACTGGTCCACAG GTACCACGAAGTAGTGGGAAGTATTCCACCTCTTCCTCGAAGCAggaatcaaaatcaaaagacaaATGCATTGTCATGTGA